The nucleotide sequence GCCTCGCGTCGGTAGCTGACCACCAGATGACGGGCAAAGGCATCCACGAAGTCCAAGCGCACGTCATCGCGGTGGGCGATCAGGGTACGTTGCTGTGTCGGATCACTGACCGGCGCCTCGACAAGCGTGAAATTCACCGCGCCGTCGTTGTGCAGGATCAGGAAGCGGTCTTCGCCGCCGAGCACCGCGTGCTCCACCGAGTACTCGACGCCCTCGCGCCGTGGCAGCACGACGGTGAATTGCGCTGCCGGGTCGGACGCGTCGGCGTAGCGGAGCTCGGACGTGATTGCCGATCCCGATGCGATGACGACGTAGGCCTCGCTTCGGGTGAGCCCGACGCCGAGCCAGTAGCGTTCGTCGGCCTCGTGGTAGACCAGCTCGGACGCCTGGCCCGAGCCGAGCCGGTAGCGCCAGACCTTGTCGGGTCGACGCGCCTCGTCCAGGGTGGTGTAGTACACGGTGCGGTTGTCGGCGGCCCAGGTCACTCCGGCCGCGACCGGCGTGATCTCGTCCGCGAAGAGCTCTCCGGTGCGTAAGTCTTTGAACCGCATCGTGTATCGCTCGTCGCCGAGGGTGTCGACGGAATACGCCAGCAGGTGGCCGTCCAGGCTGACCAGGCTGGCGCCCAGCGCAAAAAAGTCATGCCCTTCTGCCTCGACGTTCGAGTCGAGCAGGATCTGCTCGTCGGGTATTTCGGTCTCTTCGTCCAAGACCGGCGGATTCCAGTCGTCGGGATCCTTGACCGGGCAACGGCATTGGACGCGGTACTGCTTACCCTCAAAGGTGCGGGCGTAGTACCACCAGTCGCCCTGCCGAACCGGCACCGAGAGGTCGGTTTCCTTGGTGCGCGCCTTGATCTCGTCGAAGATGCTCTGCCGCAACGGTTCCAGATGAGCGGTCGTTTGGTCGGCGTACTCGTTCTCGGCCTCGAGGTGGGCGATGACTTCGGGACTTTCCTTGTCTCGCAGCCATTTGTAGGGGTCGACGAAGACGTCGCCGTGATATTCGCGCCGAGTGTCGATGCGCTTGGCCACCGGCGGCACCGCGCCGGTCATGCGCCCGGACCGATCCAGTCACTGAAGCTCAGGCCGGAAATCCGTTCGTAGGCATCGATGTAACGACCACGGGTGGCGTCGATGATGTCGTCGGGTAGTGGCGGCGGCGGCGCGGTACCCCCGCGGTCCCAACCGGAGGCGGGGCTGGTGAGCCAATTGCGCACGAACTGCTTGTCGAAGCTGGTCTGCACCACACCGGGCCGGTATTCGTCGGCCGGCCAGTAGCGCGACGAATCCGGTGTGAAGATCTCGTCGGCCAACAGCACGTTCCCGTCCGGGTCAAGGCCGAATTCGAACTTGGTGTCGGCCACGATGATTCCCTTGCGCAGTGCATGATCGGCGGCCTGGACATAAATCTGCAGCGTGCGGTCGCGCAGCTGGTTGGCGTGGATCCCGCCGACCAACTCGATTACCCGCGCGAACGAAATGTTTTCGTCATGGTCTCCCAGCGCGGCTTTGGTCGCCGGAGTGAACAACGGCGTGGCGAACTTGCTGGCCTCCACCAGCCCCGGCGGCAACGGGATGCCGCACACCTTTCCGGTGGCCTGGTAGTCCAGCAGTCCCGAACCGGTCAGATACCCGCGGGCCACACATTCCACCGGGAACATCTCCAGTTGCCGAACCACCAGCGCGCGACCCAGGACATCGTCCGGAATTCGAGGGTCGTCGGGCGGGCCGGCCAGGTGGTTGGGCGCATCGACGAGGCCGAAGAAAAAGACGCTCATCGCGGTCAGGATGCGGCCCTTGTCCGGGATAATGCTGTCCAGGACGTAGTCGTAGGCCGAGATGCGGTCGGAGGCCACCAGCAGCAGGTGCTGGTCGTCGACGCGGTAAATCTCGCGGACCTTGCCGCTGGCCAAATGCTGGTAGTCGGACAATGCGGGGCGCATCGGGTCAGCCTATCCGGCAAGCGCACGGCAAAGTGTGCTGGTATCGGTGCCATGAGGTTCATGCCGTACTCCACCAAACCGCTGCGACTGTTCGCGCAATTGATGAGCGATATCACCGTCGCGGTGTGGACGACGATCTGGGTGTTCGTCGGTCTCGCCGTCTACAGCGCCATCTCGACGATCGCCGACGCCGGCCGGCAAGTGGAAAGCGGTTCGAAGGGCGTCGCCGACAACCTGGCATCGGCAGGCCATGGCGCACAGCACATTCCGCTGCTGGGCGACGCAGTCAGCAAGCCCTTGACGGCCGCCAGCGCGGCCGCCCTGGACATCGCGGGCGCCGGTCATGACCTGGACACCACGGCGAGCTGGCTCGCGGTGCTGCTGGCGATGGCCGTCGCCGCGGTGCCGATTCTGGTGGCGGTGGTGCCATGGCTGTTTTTGCGATTGCGGTTCTTCCGGCGGAAGTGGGTGGTGACCGCCCTGGCCGCCACCGCCGCGGGTCAGCAATTGCTCGCCTTGCGGGCGTTGACGAACCGGTCGCCGGCCAAGCTGGCCGCGATCAGCCCGGACCCGGTCGGCGCCTGGCGGCGCGAGGATCTTCTCACCATCGGGGCGTTGGCCGCCCTCGAACTGCGGGCCGCCGGGATCCGGGTGCCCGCGCGCTAACGGGCGATGCGATCGGCGCGCCAACACCACGTCCGCATGGGGATCTCGACGCTGTCGGCACCGGGGAATCGCTCCTTTAAGGCAACGCGCGCTTCGGCGAGCGCTCGTGCACGGTCACCGGGAGACGCAACGATGGCCCTGCTGTAGGTGCCGAGCATCGCGACGGCGTCTGCGACGGTCATGGTCTTGGTGAAAAGGAACACCTCGCGCGCGACGTTGGCGAAGATCTGCGGGTCGGGGAGATCGAAGTGCAGCCGCCGACGGAAGCGGTCAGCTAGTTGCGCGTCAACGTTGTCGCCCCCGGGCAGCCGGTCGAGGTTGCGCACCCAATCCACCTCGCGGTCGCGGCTCGTCCAGAGCAGGCCGAACCGACCGCCGTCGCGCACGACCCGACCGATTTCGGGAACGGCCACTTCGGGATCCATCCAGTGCCACGCCGAGGAGACGAACACCGCGTCCGCGACGGCGTCGGGAAGCGGGATCGACTCGCCGCGCCCCTCGACGACGCGCACTTCCGGCGATCGGGCCGTCAGCACGCTGCGCATCCGTGCGTCGGGTTCGACGGCGATGACCTGGGGCACCCTGCCCACCAGGGTGCGGGTGAACAGCCCGGTGCCCGCCCCGACGTCGACGGCCACCTGACAATCGGTTGGTACCAGCCAGTCCACCGCCTGCCGCGGGGGCTGCGGGCGCAGTTGGTCGTAGTCCTCGGCGATGGACCCAAAGGACATCGCGCGTTCTTGCCGATCGGTCACTCCGCCACGGTAGGCCGACAGGCTGTGCGTCGGCGCATACTTTGGTCGAGAGGACTGCATCATGCAAGTTTCCAAGCGCGCGCTGGCACCAACCGGATTCACCCGGATGCTGTTCCGAGCCCCGATCTACCTATATCGGGCCGGCCTCGGGACGAAGGTGCAGAGATCTTCGTCGGATACTCGTCCCTGTTCGCACGTAGCCATTGGCAACTAGCCACCCCGGCATATCAAGCTATGCGCGCGCGTTGCCTGCGAGCGCATGCCACACTCGCAGCAGCCCGGCGGCGACCACAATCAGCCACGCCGCCAACGCATCCCAGAAGAAGACCAGTGAAACCGTGATCATCGACGGCCGGCTCAACTCGGCCGCCATCGCGTAGCTGGCCACCGAGTACATGCCCAGCGGGAACACCAACGCCCACCAGACGCCGGCGAAATGCAACCTTTCGGGCCCTCGGCTGATCCGCAGCAACCCGAAGTAGATCAGCGGCGGTATCCACAACGTGGCCAGCACCCAGGCCACGACGGTGACCACCAGCACCGCACGCCCGAGCCAGCCGGCGGCCATGCCGTGGATCTTGTCGCCGGCCAGCGTCGCTATTGCCAGGCCGCCCATCAAGATCCAGGTATCGGGCTCGAACCCGGCGAAGCTTTGCCGCGCAGCCAGTGTGCGCCACACGATCAGCCAGGTCATCAGACCGTAGAGGCACAGCGCCGCCAACCACAGTGGCACGGCCACCGCGAGCAACCAACGCTCGGAGGTCAGATGGGCGATCCTGATGGCCACGATCGCCAGGCCGGAAGTGCCGACACTGGCCAATTCCCAAGCACCGTGCGCGCTGTCGCGCAACTGCGACCAACGACGCGCCGCCATGTCGCGGGCGGTGAACCCCATCAGCACCCCCCAGGACAACAGGGCGACCACGCCGAGGGCCACCACCACGATGCGCGGGGTTGCCAACCCGCTGTCCAGCACGGCGCACGCGGCAGCGAAGGTGAACAATCGAATCGTCGTGTCAGGATCCGCCAGATCCCACCTGCTGGCCGCCCCGGTCAGGACGACCAGCGCGACCAGAACCAGGAGGCCCGCCGCGGCGAGACCGGCTAGCAGCTCGCTGATTTCGGCGTAATGATGCCTTTCCGCGGCGATCGACAAGATTCCGGTCGCCATCACCGCGGCGAACACATCGGGTGAGGGTTCGATGTCGGCGAGCCGGATCCTCACTGGCCCTAGCGCAGTTCCACGACCAGATGCCGGATCCCGGTGTGCCGGTTGCTGCGGGTCCATTCGACCGGCCGAACGACCCGCACGACGCCGAACCGCGACAGCAGTTCCTCGTAGAGCACCCGCAATTCCAGCCGGGCCAGGTTGGCGCCCAGGCAATAGTGCACGCCCTGGCCGAAGCCCAAGTGCGGGTTGGGTTTACGTGTGATGTCGAATTCGTCGGCGCGGTCGAACGTGTTCGCGTCGCGATTGGCCGAGCCCTCCCAGACCTGGACCTTCTGCCCCGCCTGGATCGCGTGTCCGCCCAGCGTGACGTCGCGCGTGGCGGTGCGTCGCTTGGACGGCGACGGCGACGTCCACCGGATCATCTCCTCGATCGCCGTCGGGAGGGAGTCGAGATCACCACGCAGCGAATGCAATTGCTCGGGGTGCTCGGCCAGCGCCAGCAGCCCACCGGCCACCGCATTGCGCGTCGTCTCGGCGCCGGCACTGAACAACAGGCTGAAGAACAGGTAGAGCTCGAGATCCGACATCGCCGGCGCCTGCCCATCGTCAAGCGTCGCGTTTGCGACGACCGACAGCATGTCGTCGGTCGGCTCGGCACGCTTCGACGCGATCAACTCC is from Mycobacterium conspicuum and encodes:
- a CDS encoding phosphoribosylaminoimidazolesuccinocarboxamide synthase — translated: MRPALSDYQHLASGKVREIYRVDDQHLLLVASDRISAYDYVLDSIIPDKGRILTAMSVFFFGLVDAPNHLAGPPDDPRIPDDVLGRALVVRQLEMFPVECVARGYLTGSGLLDYQATGKVCGIPLPPGLVEASKFATPLFTPATKAALGDHDENISFARVIELVGGIHANQLRDRTLQIYVQAADHALRKGIIVADTKFEFGLDPDGNVLLADEIFTPDSSRYWPADEYRPGVVQTSFDKQFVRNWLTSPASGWDRGGTAPPPPLPDDIIDATRGRYIDAYERISGLSFSDWIGPGA
- a CDS encoding tellurite resistance/C4-dicarboxylate transporter family protein, yielding MRIRLADIEPSPDVFAAVMATGILSIAAERHHYAEISELLAGLAAAGLLVLVALVVLTGAASRWDLADPDTTIRLFTFAAACAVLDSGLATPRIVVVALGVVALLSWGVLMGFTARDMAARRWSQLRDSAHGAWELASVGTSGLAIVAIRIAHLTSERWLLAVAVPLWLAALCLYGLMTWLIVWRTLAARQSFAGFEPDTWILMGGLAIATLAGDKIHGMAAGWLGRAVLVVTVVAWVLATLWIPPLIYFGLLRISRGPERLHFAGVWWALVFPLGMYSVASYAMAAELSRPSMITVSLVFFWDALAAWLIVVAAGLLRVWHALAGNARA
- a CDS encoding class I SAM-dependent methyltransferase: MTDRQERAMSFGSIAEDYDQLRPQPPRQAVDWLVPTDCQVAVDVGAGTGLFTRTLVGRVPQVIAVEPDARMRSVLTARSPEVRVVEGRGESIPLPDAVADAVFVSSAWHWMDPEVAVPEIGRVVRDGGRFGLLWTSRDREVDWVRNLDRLPGGDNVDAQLADRFRRRLHFDLPDPQIFANVAREVFLFTKTMTVADAVAMLGTYSRAIVASPGDRARALAEARVALKERFPGADSVEIPMRTWCWRADRIAR